From Strigops habroptila isolate Jane chromosome 10, bStrHab1.2.pri, whole genome shotgun sequence, one genomic window encodes:
- the TRMT61B gene encoding tRNA (adenine(58)-N(1))-methyltransferase, mitochondrial isoform X2 gives MRVCGGLRRAASFAFSSGDGVGPGGKPRRRAWEKSLSPLERVRRMLPPEEAAEVGRFAEAPQAPAEEKAAAPPEAAATQPGPFRAGELVLAEMRRKYNRTLKLMCRLVVGSVLTSNGGLLPHRDIIGQMPGQMLRTSAGARVLLKRPSLEEYVLLMPRGPTIAYPKDISAMLMMMDIQPGDTVLEAGSGSGALTLFLSKAVGPKGRVISYEIRDDHHSLAKKNYRHWCAAWKIGHMEEWPDNVDFILKDISTAAMDMKSLTLDAVVLDMLNPQSALPVVQPSLKQGGVCTVYLANITQVIDLLDRIRTSRLPFLCEKIIEVTHRDWLVLPAKIKNFKSSQAVETLENIEETPQKEYEENYIQDQVVLTEESLSDDTETHCSVPYIARPSSWQDAHSAFLIKLRKFGPLHA, from the exons ATGAGGGTTTGTGGCGGGCTGAGGAGAGCCGCCTCCTTCGCCTTCTCCAGCGGCGATGGGGTGGGCCCCGGCGGGAAGCCTCGGAGAAGGGCATGGGAGAAGTCGTTATCGCCGCTGGAGAGGGTGAGGAGGATGCTGCCGCCGGAGGAGGCGGCGGAGGTGGGGCGGTTCGCGGAGGCTCCTCAGGCTCCCGCTGAGGAGAAGGCGGCAGCTCCTCCTGAGGCGGCAGCAACCCAGCCCGGCCCTTTCCGCGCTGGGGAACTGGTGTTGGCGGAAATGAGGAGGAAGTACAACAGGACGCTGAAGCTGATGTGCCGGCTGGTGGTGGGCTCGGTGTTGACCAGCAATGGGGGACTCCTGCCCCACCGGGATATCATCGGGCAGATGCCCGGGCAAATGTTGCGCACGTCGGCCGGAGCGCGGGTACTGCTGAAGCGACCCTCGCTGGAAGAGTATGTGCTGCTGATGCCGCGGGGGCCCACCATCGCTTATCCCAAG GATATAAGTGCTATGTTAATGATGATGGATATCCAGCCGGGAGACACAGTTTTGGAAGCTGGCAGCGGGTCTGGTGCTTTGACCCTGTTTCTGTCAAAAGCAG ttgggCCCAAAGGACGTGTTATAAGTTATGAAATCAGAGATGATCACCATAGTTTAGCTAAGAAGAATTACAGGCACTGGTGTGCTGCATGGAAAATAGGACATATGGAAGAGTGGCCAGATAATGTGGATTTCATTCTTAAAGACATTTCAACAGCAGCTATGGATATGAAATCGCTAACACTTGACGCA GTAGTTCTGGATATGCTTAACCCTCAGTCAGCTCTGCCTGTTGTACAGCCGAGTCTGAAACAGGGTGGTGTGTGTACTGTGTATCTAGCAAA CATCACACAGGTTATTGACCTTTTAGACAGAATACGGACCTCCAGGCTCccttttctgtgtgaaaagaTCATTGAGGTAACTCACAGAGACTGGTTGGTGCTCCCTGCTAAAATCAAGAATTTCAAATCAAGCCAAGCGGTGGAAACTCTAGAAAATATTGAAGAAACACCTCAAAAGGAATATGAAGAAAACTACATTCAGGATCAAGTAGTTCTTACAGAAG AATCACTTTCTGATGATACTGAAACACACTGCTCGGTGCCTTACATTGCTCGACCGTCTTCCTGGCAGGATGCTCATTCAG caTTCCTTATCAAGCTGAGAAAGTTTGGACCACTGCATGCTTGA
- the TRMT61B gene encoding tRNA (adenine(58)-N(1))-methyltransferase, mitochondrial isoform X1, which translates to MRVCGGLRRAASFAFSSGDGVGPGGKPRRRAWEKSLSPLERVRRMLPPEEAAEVGRFAEAPQAPAEEKAAAPPEAAATQPGPFRAGELVLAEMRRKYNRTLKLMCRLVVGSVLTSNGGLLPHRDIIGQMPGQMLRTSAGARVLLKRPSLEEYVLLMPRGPTIAYPKDISAMLMMMDIQPGDTVLEAGSGSGALTLFLSKAVGPKGRVISYEIRDDHHSLAKKNYRHWCAAWKIGHMEEWPDNVDFILKDISTAAMDMKSLTLDAVVLDMLNPQSALPVVQPSLKQGGVCTVYLANITQVIDLLDRIRTSRLPFLCEKIIEVTHRDWLVLPAKIKNFKSSQAVETLENIEETPQKEYEENYIQDQVVLTEGEYNESLSDDTETHCSVPYIARPSSWQDAHSAFLIKLRKFGPLHA; encoded by the exons ATGAGGGTTTGTGGCGGGCTGAGGAGAGCCGCCTCCTTCGCCTTCTCCAGCGGCGATGGGGTGGGCCCCGGCGGGAAGCCTCGGAGAAGGGCATGGGAGAAGTCGTTATCGCCGCTGGAGAGGGTGAGGAGGATGCTGCCGCCGGAGGAGGCGGCGGAGGTGGGGCGGTTCGCGGAGGCTCCTCAGGCTCCCGCTGAGGAGAAGGCGGCAGCTCCTCCTGAGGCGGCAGCAACCCAGCCCGGCCCTTTCCGCGCTGGGGAACTGGTGTTGGCGGAAATGAGGAGGAAGTACAACAGGACGCTGAAGCTGATGTGCCGGCTGGTGGTGGGCTCGGTGTTGACCAGCAATGGGGGACTCCTGCCCCACCGGGATATCATCGGGCAGATGCCCGGGCAAATGTTGCGCACGTCGGCCGGAGCGCGGGTACTGCTGAAGCGACCCTCGCTGGAAGAGTATGTGCTGCTGATGCCGCGGGGGCCCACCATCGCTTATCCCAAG GATATAAGTGCTATGTTAATGATGATGGATATCCAGCCGGGAGACACAGTTTTGGAAGCTGGCAGCGGGTCTGGTGCTTTGACCCTGTTTCTGTCAAAAGCAG ttgggCCCAAAGGACGTGTTATAAGTTATGAAATCAGAGATGATCACCATAGTTTAGCTAAGAAGAATTACAGGCACTGGTGTGCTGCATGGAAAATAGGACATATGGAAGAGTGGCCAGATAATGTGGATTTCATTCTTAAAGACATTTCAACAGCAGCTATGGATATGAAATCGCTAACACTTGACGCA GTAGTTCTGGATATGCTTAACCCTCAGTCAGCTCTGCCTGTTGTACAGCCGAGTCTGAAACAGGGTGGTGTGTGTACTGTGTATCTAGCAAA CATCACACAGGTTATTGACCTTTTAGACAGAATACGGACCTCCAGGCTCccttttctgtgtgaaaagaTCATTGAGGTAACTCACAGAGACTGGTTGGTGCTCCCTGCTAAAATCAAGAATTTCAAATCAAGCCAAGCGGTGGAAACTCTAGAAAATATTGAAGAAACACCTCAAAAGGAATATGAAGAAAACTACATTCAGGATCAAGTAGTTCTTACAGAAGGTGAATACAATG AATCACTTTCTGATGATACTGAAACACACTGCTCGGTGCCTTACATTGCTCGACCGTCTTCCTGGCAGGATGCTCATTCAG caTTCCTTATCAAGCTGAGAAAGTTTGGACCACTGCATGCTTGA